A single region of the Fusarium fujikuroi IMI 58289 draft genome, chromosome FFUJ_chr05 genome encodes:
- a CDS encoding probable RNA polymerase II transcription factor B subunit 5: MPRAIRGVLIECDPSIKSIIVSIDSANHDYIIEDLDDERVVVKETMVSTLKHKLEERLKENLPPEEESGSE; the protein is encoded by the exons ATGCCTCGTGCAATCAGAG GCGTTCTTATCGAGTGCGATCCTTCGATCAagtccatcatcgtcagcatcGACAGTGCTAACCATGACTACATCattgaagatctcgatgatGAACGCGTGGTTGTGAAAGAGACCATGGTCTCAACGCTCAAGCACAAGCTCGAAGAA CGACTCAAAGAAAATCTTCCTCCTGAAGAAGAGTCCGGTTCCGAGTAA
- a CDS encoding probable delta3,5-delta2,4-dienoyl-CoA isomerase precursor (ech1) — translation MSSTTPLPAYTSYKNIIVSSPNPFVAHVEINRPQKLNAFTQELWLEFGRVFKQLSGDEDVRAVVVSGAGERAFTAGLDVQSASNDGILSGSQADIAKKAKVVRNHIEEFQDSIGAMEKCEKPVICVLHGVSIGLAIDIACCADIRICASNTRFAVKEVDIGMAADIGTLARLPKLVGSTSWVKDVCLTARDFSAQEALSVGFVSQVHEGKQAAVQAAVALATTLADKSPVAVQGTKELLNHGRDHNVAESLRYTQVWNAAAVQGKDFSLALMSGLKKTKPRFEKL, via the exons ATGTCTTCCACCACACCTCTTCCCGCTTACACATCTTACAAAAACATAATTGTCAGCTCACCAAACCCTTTCGTCGCTCATGTCGAGATAAACCGACCCCAAAAGCTCAACGCCTTTACCCAGGAACTATGGCTTGAGTTTGGGCGTGTCTTCAAGCAGCTCAGcggtgatgaagatgttcGTGCTGTTGTAGTCAGCGGCGCTGGCGAACGAGCCTTTACGGCAGGCTTGGACGTGCAGTCTGCATCTAATGATGGAATCCTCTCTGGTTCTCAGGCGGATATCGCCAAAAAGGCAAAGGTAGTGAGAAACCACATTGAGGAATTCCAGGACTCGATTGGCGCTATGGAGAAATGCGAGAAAC CTGTCATTTGCGTGCTTCATGGTGTTTCTATTGGCCTTGCTATTGATATCGCCTGCTGCGCTGACATCCGCATCTGCGCCTCCAACACACGCTTCGCCGTCAAGGAAGTTGACATTGGCATGGCCGCTGATATCGGAACCCTGGCACGTCTGCCCAAGCTCGTTGGCTCAACATCATGGGTTAAGGACGTTTGTCTCACGGCCCGAGACTTCTCAGCACAGGAAGCATTATCAGTAGGATTTGTGAGCCAGGTTCACGAGGGTAAACAGGCGGCTGTGCAGGCTGCTGTGGCTCTGGCAACCACACTTGCCGACAAGAGCCCTGTTGCTGTACAGGGAACGAAAGAGCTGCTCAACCACGGCAGGGATCATAATGTTGCTGAGAGCTTGAGATATACGCAAGTATGGAATGCAGCGGCTGTGCAAGGCAAGGACTTTtcgttggcgttgatgagtggattgaagaagacgaagccgaGATTCGAGAAGTTGTAG
- a CDS encoding probable beta(1-3)glucanosyltransferases, protein MKTVAFLSALAAVASATPTLKEPPSKRASLPAVSVSGNAFWTDKDRFYLRGIDYQPGGASANEDPLADPDVCKRDIKYFKELGVNVIRVYAVDNKADHDECMSALDAAGIYLVLDVNNPKYSINRAKPGPSYNAAYIQSVFATVEMFAKYDNTLAFFSGNEVMNDEKDTDKSAPYVKAITRDMRNYLKARKLRQVPVGYSAADVASNRMQTAHYMNCGSEEVRSDFFAFNDYSWCNSDFKTSGWDVKVKNFTNYGIPIFLSEYGCIENRPRKFEELEPMMDSQMSSVYSGGLMYEYSLEDNDYGIVTIKNGKVTTEKEFDLFKSALSKYPMPTGTGGAAKTSHGVACPTSESVWQVDPSYLPEMPSEAEKYMKDGAGKGPGINGKGSHFDTDSGTATASVAMGSSTSTGSASASGDDDDDSGAASLGLGALYVSAAATLFTLVGTLLL, encoded by the exons ATGAAGACCGTTGCTTTCCTCTCCGCTTTGGCGGCTGTCGCTTCGGCCACCCCTACCCTCAAGGAGCCTCCCAGCAAGCGCGCTTCCCTCCCCGCCGTCTCGGTTTCTGGCAATG CTTTCTGGACTGACAAGGACCGATTCTACCTCCGAGGTATCGACTACCAGCCCGGTGGTGCCTCAGCTAACGAGGATCCTCTCGCCGATCCCGATGTTTGCAAGCGTGATATCAAGTACTTCAAGGAGCTCGGCGTCAACGTTATTCGCGTCTACGCTGTCGACAACAAGGCCGATCACGACGAGTGCATGAGTGCGCTCGACGCCGCTGGCATCTACCTCGTTCTCGATGTCAACAACCCCAAGTACTCCATCAACCGTGCCAAGCCCGGTCCTTCTTACAATGCCGCCTACATTCAGAGCGTTTTCGCCACCGTCGAGATGTTCGCCAAGTACGACAACACACTCGCTTTCTTCTCCGGGAATGAGGTCATGAATGACGAGAAGGATACCGACAAGTCAGCTCCCTACGTCAAGGCCATCACTCGTGATATGCGAAACTACCTTAAGGCCCGTAAGCTCCGCCAGGTCCCTGTCGGCTACTCTGCTGCCGATGTTGCCTCCAATCGCATGCAAACCGCTCACTATATGAACTGTGGCTCTGAGGAGGTTCGATCTGACTTCTTCGCTTTCAACGATTACTCCTGGTGCAACAGCGACTTCAAGACCTCTGGCTGGgacgtcaaggtcaagaacttcaCCAACTACGGTATCCCTATTTT CCTGTCCGAGTACGGTTGCATTGAGAACCGCCCACGTAAgttcgaggagcttgagccCATGATGGACAGCCAGATGTCCTCTGTCTACTCCGGTGGCCTTATGTATGAGTACTCCCTCGAGGACAACGACTACGGTATCGTCACAATCAAGAACGGCAAGGTCACAACCGAAAAGGAGTTCGATCTCTTCAAGTCTGCTCTCTCTAAGTACCCCATGCCCACTGGCACTGGCGGCGCTGCCAAGACCTCCCATGGCGTTGCTTGCCCTACCTCCGAGTCCGTCTGGCAGGTCGACCCCAGCTACCTCCCGGAGATGCCCTCCGAGGCTGAGAAGTACATGAAGGACGGTGCCGGCAAGGGCCCTGGCATCAACGGCAAGGGATCCCACTTCGACACTGATAGCGGTACTGCCACTGCCAGCGTTGCCATGGGCTCTTCCACATCCACAGGTTCGGCCTCTGCctctggtgatgatgatgatgatagcgGCGCTGCTAGCCTTGGCCTCGGTGCCCTGTACGTCTCCGCTGCCGCCACCCTCTTCACCCTCGTCGGAACCCTTTTGCTGTAG
- a CDS encoding probable ribosomal protein L22: MAPQAKKSGKAQKQTKKYIIDASQPASDKIFDVSAFEKFLQDRIKVEGRTNNLGDNVVVKQSGEGKIEITAHNELSGRYLKYLTKKFLKKQQLRDWLRVVSTSRGVYELKFFNVVNDEADEDDE, encoded by the exons ATGGCTCCTCAGGCA AAGAAGTCGGGCAAGGCCCAGaagcagaccaagaag TACATCATCGATGCTTCTCAGCCTGCCAGCGACAAGATCTTCGACGTCTCCGCTTTCGAGAAGTTCCTCCAGGACCGTATCAAGGTCGAGGGCCGCACCAACAACCTTGGCGACAACGTTGTTGTCAAGCAGTCCGGTGAGGGCAAGATCGAGATCACCGCTCACAACGAGCTCTCTGGTCGCTACCTTAAGTACCT GACCAAGaagttcctcaagaagcagcagctccGCGACTGGCTCCGCGTCGTCTCCACCTCCCGAGGTGTCTACGAGCTCAAGTTCTTCAACGTCGTTAACGACGAGGctgacgaggacgacgagtAA
- a CDS encoding related to OSBP-related protein 7 translates to MAGIEQLESYIVRWVKVDEGNTLSWSVQPHKKSINFGIVKHPGSGATTFASSTAEDLNNGTEESGGTSDGKSARFSKKDINAQELLKSKGFIPIKWIGKCEADKVSIGTYEVNHDQSGMYGLVFDNTFSKQTSKTATFVVMTYPTGAPPQTSSHLPNLQAPKAGASQTSLGRHSSPKLDGLASASLDSLHSHNAVANANSVSGRSEVGSGNYHVGVLHKRRRKKGQGYARRFFSLDYSTCTLSYYYNPKSSALRGAIPLSLAAIAADERRREISIDSGAEVWHLRAPNDKEFQDWAHALEKASRVARGLETLDLPKNDHLKINTRQLQPIHQSSPQEDREWEQVESLVSRVVGTRDALRRLTREVTAQAKPPPVTSPQYLSPGAATSAIDENDTYFTPPPEQRRSFWRRKSNTPAISPATLGAPTAMAVPAPGGVTTTISANVPNHSRRQSKGLVREENSLQDHCQSLLMDLDSVVSEFTTLINNSKRRRMPVPLSAGGVSRKSIDTVSTADEFFDAEDANSAVLKIDGSEDEASRSEEAEDEEEDSFRDNSSVSSIGENDTANLDDASHLFPTKPKSLTPLPIEQVVVRRSTIPPAAAAAPSLIAFFRKNVGKDFSTISMPVTSNEPSSMCQKVAEQLEYAQLLNQAAKQSSPTDRLLFVAAFAVSQFSSGRAKERAIRKPFTPLLGETFELVRSEKEVPGGFRLLVEKVQHRPLLLAMQADSANWSFSQSPAPGQKFWGKSAEITTDGRVRIVLRLSNGSEERYSWNIATMFLRNVVMGEKYVEPVGTMHVVNDSTCHKAAVEFKSKGMWGGRIEDVSVEIFNPEGVNTGSGLVGTWTNSLKTTGKGGGQEIWRVGPLVENAAQTFGLTTFAASLNEITEIEKGKLPPTDCRLRPDQRAYEQGAIDDAEDLKQKLEEAQRGRRRELEERGETYKPRWFVKVENAPEGEEVWKLKTGKDSYWEERAKGSWQGVEDLFKLT, encoded by the exons ATGGCGGGCATTGAACAGCTTGAA TCGTATATCGTTCGCTGGGTCAAAGTCGATGAAGGGAATACACTATCGTGGAGCGTACAACCTCACAAGAAGTCCAT CAATTTTGGCATTGTCAAACATCCCGGCAGCGGTGCCACCACTTTTGCATCTTCCACAGCCGAAGACCTGAATAATGGAACTGAAGAGTCGGGTGGTACCTCGGACGGGAAGTCTGCCCGCTTCTCGAAGAAAGATATAAACGCACAAGAGCTGCTAAAAAGCAAAGGATTTATACCCATCAAATGGATTGGTAAATGTGAAGCGGATAAGGTGTCCATCGGCACGTACGAGGTCAATCATGACCAGAGCGGAATGTACGGCCTCGTGTTCGATAACACGTTCTCGAAACAGACATCCAAGACGGCGACTTTCGTGGTAATGACATATCCTACCGGGGCACCTCCTCAGACTTCATCACATCTGCCTAATCTTCAAGCACCGAAAGCTGGAGCCAGCCAAACGAGTCTCGGGCGGCACAGTAGCCCTAAACTTGACGGACTTGCCTCTGCTTCATTAGACAGTCTTCACAGTCACAACGCCGTGGCAAACGCGAACTCCGTTTCTGGCCGTAGCGAAGTTGGCTCAGGCAATTACCATGTAGGTGTTCTCCACAAGAGGCGTCGCAAGAAGGGACAAGGCTACGCTCGCAGATTCTTCTCCCTTGACTACTCGACATGCACTCTGTCGTACTACTATAATCCCAAGTCTTCTGCGCTCCGAGGGGCTATTCCCCTAAGCTTAGCCGCCATCGCTGCAGATGAGCGACGAAGAGAGATCAGCATCGATTCAGGCGCTGAAGTCTGGCATTTGAGAGCCCCGAACGATAAGGAATTCCAAGACTGGGCACATGCGCTCGAAAAGGCGAGCCGCGTTGCAAGGGGCTTGGAGACGCTGGACCTTCCCAAGAATGATCACCTGAAAATCAATACacgccagcttcagcctATTCATCAGtcctctcctcaagaagacaGGGAATGGGAGCAGGTCGAATCCCTGGTTAGCCGCGTGGTTGGTACACGCGATGCGCTTCGACGCCTGACCCGTGAGGTCACAGCCCAAGCAAAACCGCCACCAGTAACCAGTCCTCAATATCTTTCACCTGGAGCCGCGACTAGTGCTATCGACGAGAACGACACGTATTTCACACCCCCTCCCGAACAAAGGCGCTCCTTCTGGAGAAGAAAGTCAAACACTCCTGCGATATCCCCTGCCACATTGGGAGCGCCAACAGCTATGGCAGTACCAGCACCAGGTGGTGTCACTACAACTATATCAGCCAATGTGCCAAACCACTCAAGGAGACAATCCAAGGGGCTTGTTAGAGAGGAGAACTCGCTGCAGGACCATTGTCAATCACTTCTGATGGACCTTGACTCGGTTGTGTCCGAGTTCACCACACTTATCAACAATAGTAAGCGCCGTCGCATGCCAGTGCCCTTGTCCGCCGGTGGCGTGTCAAGGAAGAGTATAGACACTGTCTCAACAGCAGATGAGTTCTTCGATGCCGAAGATGCCAACTCAGCCGTTCTTAAAATTGATGGCAGCGAAGACGAAGCTTCACGAtcagaagaggcagaagacgaggaggaagattcATTCCGAGACAATTCTTCTGTGTCGTCTATAGGAGAGAATGACACAGCAAACCTGGACGATGCGTCTCATCTTTTCCCCACGAAACCAAAGAGCCTTACACCGCTGCCAATCGAGCAAGTTGTTGTCAGGAGATCAACCATACCacctgcagctgcagccgcACCGAGTTTGATCGCGTTCTTCAGGAAAAATGTCGGCAAAGATTTTAGTACCATCAGTATGCCCGTTACCTCGAACGAACCGTCATCTATGTGCCAAAAGGTGGCTGAGCAGCTGGAATACGCACAGTTACTTAACCAAGCTGCAAAGCAATCTTCTCCAACAGACAGACTCCTGTTCGTCGCAGCGTTTGCAGTCTCGCAGTTCAGCAGTGGTCGAGCCAAAGAGCGTGCTATCCGGAAGCCTTTCACACCTCTACTGGGCGAAACCTTTGAACTGGTTCGAAGCGAAAAGGAGGTGCCCGGAGGTTTCAGACTCTTGGTCGAGAAGGTCCAGCATCGacctcttctcctcgctATGCAAGCAGACTCAGCCAACTGGTCGTTCTCCCAATCACCAGCCCCCGGCCAGAAGTTTTGGGGCAAGAGCGCTGAAATCACGACAGATGGCCGTGTTCGAATTGTGCTACGTCTATCAAATGGCTCCGAAGAGCGATATTCATGGAATATTGCTACCATGTTCTTGCGCAACGTGGTTATGGGCGAAAAGTACGTGGAGCCTGTAGGCACAATGCATGTCGTCAATGACAGTACATGTCAcaaggctgctgttgagttcaagagcaagggcaTGTGGGGTGGACGTATTGAGGATGTCAGCGTGGAAATTTTCAATCCCGAAGGAGTAAACACAGGCAGCGGCTTGGTAGGTACATGGACCAACAGCTTGAAGACAACAGGCAAAGGTGGCGGCCAGGAGATTTGGCGTGTTGGACCACTGGTGGAAAATGCTGCCCAGACATTCGGTCTTACAACTTTTGCTGCCAGCTTGAACGAAATTACAgagatcgagaagggcaAACTGCCTCCTACGGATTGTCGCCTGCGACCTGATCAGCGTGCATATGAACAGGGCGCAAttgatgatgccgaggaCCTGAAGCAAAAGCTGGAGGAAGCTCAGCGCGGTCGACGCCGAGAGCTGGAAGAGCGGGGTGAGACATACAAGCCTCGATGGTTCGTCAAGGTCGAGAACGCTCCAGAGGGAGAGGAAGTGTGGAAGCTCAAGACAGGAAAGGATAGTTACTGGGAGGAGCGCGCGAAGGGAAGCTGGCAAGGGGTTGAGGACCTCTTTAAGCTTACGTGA
- a CDS encoding related to carrier protein YMC1, mitochondrial, producing the protein MAADVQGKIILNEPEPIKTKEKKTSNVGGGSGAHDYKGFVAGVFSGIAKLSVGHPFDTIKVRLQTTDPSRFSGPLQCVTQTIRHEGFRGLYKGATPPLVGWMFMDSVMLGSLTVYRRLLSEHVFNVEPLGTDVTASSPGTAPKGHTALPSFGHGIAGILAGSTVSFIAAPVEHVKARLQIQYAAQKADRLYAGPIDCLRKIYRYHGIKGVYHGLSATLLFRGFFFCWWGSYDILSRQLREKTNLSAPAVNFWAGGLSAQVFWLTSYPSDVVKQRIMTDPLGGGLNDGVRRFPRWKDAAVAVYREGGWKGYWRGFVPCFLRAFPANAMALVAFEGVMRSLP; encoded by the exons ATGGCTGCAGATGTGCAAGGGAAGATCATATTGAATGAGCCAGAACCCATCAAgacaaaggaaaagaagacgaGTAACGTCGGTGGTGGAAGCGGTGCACATGATTACAAAGGCTTTGTAGCGGGTGTCTTCAGCGGCATCGCCAAGCTCTCAG TTGGCCATCCATTCGACACTATCAAGGTCCGTCTACAAACGACAGACCCAAGTCGCTTCAGTGGCCCTCTGCAATGCGTCACACAGACTATTCGCCATGAGGGCTTTCGCGGGCTCTACAAGGGCGCAACACCGCCTTTGGTTGGATGGATGTTTATGGACTCGGTCATGTTGGGCTCGCTCACCGTCTatcgtcgtcttctctcAGAACATGTCTTCAACGTTGAACCACTAGGAACCGACGTTACGGCATCTTCACCAGGCACAGCCCCAAAGGGTCACACGGCGCTACCCAGCTTCGGCCATGGTATCGCGGGAATATTAGCTGGCTCAACGGTGAGCTTCATTGCTGCACCAGTCGAGCACGTCAAGGCACGGTTGCAGATCCAGTACGCAGCGCAAAAAGCCGACAGATTATACGCCGGGCCGATTGATTGTCTGCGCAAGATCTACCGATACCATGGCATCAAGGGCGTGTATCATGGCCTCTCAGCGACTCTTCTCTTTAGaggattcttcttctgctggtgGGGCAGTTACGATATTCTATCTCGACAACTACGCGAGAAGACAAACCTCAGTGCACCGGCAGTGAATTTCTGGGCGGGAGGCCTGAGTGCGCAGGTGTTTTGGTTGACCAGTTATCCGAGCGATGTAGTCAAGCAGCGCATCATGACAGATCCGCTGGGAGGCGGGCTAAACGATGGAGTCAGGAGATTTCCTCGTTGGAAGGACGCAGCCGTTGCTGTATACAGGGAGGGAGGTTGGAAGGGATACTGGAGAGGATTTGTTCCATGTTTCCTGAGGGCGTTTCCGGCGAATGCCATGGCGTTGGTTGCTTTTGAGGGTGTCATGAGGTCGCTGCCATGA